DNA from Agathobaculum sp. NTUH-O15-33:
CAGGCAAAAAGCGAACAAATACCACGCGCGGTCCTTATAGACAAGCTTTCGTGGATACGCTTCCCGCTCGCGCTTGGCCCCGGTAGAATCGTAATATACAAAGCGGATCTTCCGTCTTTCCAAAACCGCTTGCCGGATCTGCACAAATAATTGGTTTTCATATTCCGCGATACTGCCCCAGCGGGAAAAATCAACTTCGATCCAATCCGAAAGCCTGATTTGAAAAATTGCGCCTAACTTCTTTAAAACACCATCCACTTCTGGAAATTGTACGGCTGCAAGGCTTTGAATACCGGAAAGTAACGCTTGCTTCTCTTGATCCGAGAAAAGGGATCGATCCAAAACGTAGCCGTCCAGCAGCTGTATGCCGCCGTTTCGCCCCGTTTCGGTATAAACGGGAATGCCCGCGCCGCTGAGCGCATCCACATCCCGATAAATGGTGCGAACGGACACTTCAAATTTCTCAGCCAATTCCGGCGCAGTCGCATGCCCTTGTTCCAATAAATAATACAGCATCCCAAACAATCTGCTTTGCTGCAACCCATCACCTCCGCAAGCGGCAGAACCCCGTTTTTCAACGCGCCTTACTTCACGATCTGTCCCAGCAGCTTTTCAAACTGCACGCCGTGCATGGGATCAGTGCCCTGTTCGGCCGTATAGGCAATGCAGTCCTTTACGAATTCGCCGGCGCGGGTGCAGGCGTTCGGCAGGGATACGCCGTTCAGCAGCGCGCCCAGCATCGTGGCGGCAAACAGGTCGCCGGTGCCGGGATAATACCGGTCGATCCGGCGGTGCAGCGTCAGCCCCCCGCCCGCATGGCCCAAGCAGCCGGTGCCCACCTTGCCTGTTTCAAAGTCCAAACCGGTCAGCACGATCTCGGCCCCGTAGGTCTGCTGCAGCGCGCGCATCCATTCCCAAGCCTCGTCGTCGCTTTGGGGTTTGCCCGCGGGATCGCGGCCCAGCAGAATGGCGGCTTCGGTCGTATTCGGCGTAATGATATCCGCGATCGCGCACAGCTCGCGCATGCGCGTGCACATCTCCGGCGTGTAGGTCTCGTAAACTTCGCCGTTATCGCCCATCACAGGGTCGATCACTGTCAGCCCGCCCTCCGCGCGCAGACGCACGGCGGCCTCGCGCACGCGGTCGATCTGCGCGGCGGAAGCTAAAAAGCCCGCGTAAACGGCTTCAAACCGCAGCCCCAGCGCATCATATTGGTTTATCGTGCCCTCCATCGCGTCCGTCAGGTCGGTCACGGCCCAGTGCGGGATCGCGGTATGAGTGGAGAACACCGCCGTCGGCAGCGGCACGCACTGATGCCCGGCCGCGGACAGCACCGCGATGATCGGCACCAGCGAGGAACGCCCAAAGCCGGACAGATCGTGCAGCGCCAAAACTTTTTTCTGCATTGCGTTTTTCACATCCTTTTTTACTCTGTCCATCATACGATGCTTTTGCTCCGAAGTCAATCATCCTTGCTTTATAGCGGTCGTAATGGTAAAATAATATAGAAATCACGGCCGCTGCCAAAGGAGTATATCTATGCTGAAAAAACGTATCCTACCCATATTGTTGCTACTGTGCCTGCTCGTCCCGGCCGCGTCGGCCGCCCGCATACCGGAGGAAGGGCTGCACGGCGTATGGGTCTCCTCGGTGTATAATATCGATTATCCATCCAAGCAGGGCTTGACGGTGGACGAGCTGAAAAGCGAAGCCGACGCGATACTGGACAATGTCGCCGCGATGGGCCT
Protein-coding regions in this window:
- a CDS encoding helix-turn-helix transcriptional regulator, with the protein product MQQSRLFGMLYYLLEQGHATAPELAEKFEVSVRTIYRDVDALSGAGIPVYTETGRNGGIQLLDGYVLDRSLFSDQEKQALLSGIQSLAAVQFPEVDGVLKKLGAIFQIRLSDWIEVDFSRWGSIAEYENQLFVQIRQAVLERRKIRFVYYDSTGAKREREAYPRKLVYKDRAWYLFAFCLTRQADRLFRLTRIKDFRLTETYFNELPEAAPEVYPQPRDMGALIDLELQFPLEVGYRLYDTLEDSAIIARENGYTVKLTLPETEWLYDFLMSFGERVTIIRPESVKQRIIEKYKAALARYP
- a CDS encoding pyridoxamine kinase, with product MQKKVLALHDLSGFGRSSLVPIIAVLSAAGHQCVPLPTAVFSTHTAIPHWAVTDLTDAMEGTINQYDALGLRFEAVYAGFLASAAQIDRVREAAVRLRAEGGLTVIDPVMGDNGEVYETYTPEMCTRMRELCAIADIITPNTTEAAILLGRDPAGKPQSDDEAWEWMRALQQTYGAEIVLTGLDFETGKVGTGCLGHAGGGLTLHRRIDRYYPGTGDLFAATMLGALLNGVSLPNACTRAGEFVKDCIAYTAEQGTDPMHGVQFEKLLGQIVK